In a single window of the Terriglobus roseus genome:
- a CDS encoding MOSC domain-containing protein encodes MPDMIATIAELWRYPVKGMRGERLSSLQLDEHGIAGDRRWAVRSSGAPRGKPMLSGAERAAMLLFSASGDGDSTAVTTPDGARFSIHDPALLAAIAHHLPGEHSLQLVRSQTPMTDVRPIAMLGYATVRQLGQELGRPVDARRFRANLLLDFPPANEGFAEDGLVGRSIRLGADAILHITERDPRCRIVTLDPETAAADPALMKHLDRHHEGRVGVYATVETMACLRVGDPVRLP; translated from the coding sequence ATGCCCGATATGATCGCCACCATTGCCGAGCTGTGGCGCTACCCGGTGAAGGGCATGCGCGGTGAACGCTTGTCCTCTTTGCAACTGGACGAACACGGCATCGCGGGCGACCGGCGGTGGGCCGTCCGAAGTTCTGGTGCGCCACGCGGCAAACCGATGCTCTCCGGTGCGGAACGCGCGGCGATGCTGCTCTTCTCTGCGTCGGGCGACGGTGACTCTACCGCAGTGACGACTCCGGACGGCGCGCGCTTTTCCATCCATGACCCTGCCCTGCTCGCAGCCATCGCCCATCACCTGCCGGGCGAGCACTCACTACAACTCGTCCGTTCGCAGACACCGATGACAGACGTGCGGCCGATCGCCATGCTGGGTTACGCGACCGTCCGGCAGCTGGGGCAGGAACTCGGCCGGCCGGTGGACGCGAGACGGTTTCGTGCGAATCTTCTGCTGGATTTTCCGCCGGCCAACGAGGGTTTCGCTGAGGATGGTCTGGTCGGCCGGTCGATCCGTCTTGGTGCAGATGCCATCCTGCACATCACAGAGCGCGACCCACGATGTCGCATCGTCACCCTCGATCCGGAGACCGCTGCCGCCGATCCGGCCCTGATGAAACACCTGGATCGGCATCATGAGGGACGCGTGGGCGTCTACGCGACTGTGGAAACGATGGCCTGCTTGCGCGTCGGCGACCCCGTCAGGCTGCCGTGA